In Phycisphaerae bacterium RAS2, the DNA window GAATCCGTACGTGCGCGAGAAGTTCGTCGAACTGGCGGCGGGGCTGTGGGGGGATTCAGCGTGTTAAGCCGAAGATTATGCATCAGCTACCCCGGCAGTCGTTAGGTCTGTGTTTGTCCCCGGATCACCGCATCCCATTCGCGAACTCGTTCCCAGATGATAACCTTGTCGAATCCAGAGCGCTGTGCCGCGCCAACAATCTTCCCGTTCTCAAGGATACGATCCCGCTCCATTGGAGGACCAATTCGACAATCGCTCCCGCTTCCATCGGCCGCAATGAGTAGCCATGTTTCATCGCAATCATCGACGTGATATTTGGCGAGCTTCTCGCTTTTCTCGACAATCGTGGCGACGATAATATCGTCGTCAAGTCCGATGGCCGTGGCATCAGACACTTTCCACGCAAGATCGTTAAGTTCAGTTCGCATTATACGCAGTGATTTTAGAAAGCGGGCAAGCACTGGAAAGCCGTCGAAAGGCACGCTCGGCAGGCGCCGAGTGTACGAGTCCTCAATAACAAGTTCATCCATCTCAATTCTGCGTTCGTCAATAAATTTTACGACGCCGTCGGCTATATCACAGATTTCTTGCCCCCTGGGAAGGTTTTCCAAATTGAGCGTCATGCTGATGGAGAAGCCGCGCAAGTCACGTGCTTTCGGAATTAGTACCGTTCGAACGTATGTATTCAATTTGTCGTTAATGTCGTTAAGCCGTAACGATGCCGAGCCGTGATCGTTCTTTCGGCAAATGTAGCGAGTCAACTCGATGCCCGTCATGTGGTGCGTATCATCATGTAGCAGCGTGACGAAGATATCAGGCCCATCGATACCTTCAGAAGCATGTGCGGGTCGAAACTCTGCCAGTGTTTGAAGTCTAGTGAAATGTATCCCCTTGAATTCCAGATACTCCCGCGCCATATCCCGTTCGTAGTCTTCCTTGTTTTTCCTGCCCGATGCGTCGCGCATTCGTGATGCCACCTCGTATTTCGACCTATTGGAACACTACCAATTGCAGTAGCGATTATACCTTGATCGCACAGTTCATAGCGATCGTTTGACAGCCCCAACTGGGCGTACGACGGTAGCCACGGGCGTCAGCCCGTGGTTCGAGTACGCCGAGAGACAACTAGCCCCGAAGGGGCGGCAGAAGTGGATCGCGGTGAGCGGCTGCGTAGGAAGCTGTACGCGTAACCATTCTGTCGCACCTTCGGTGCTTCGAACGTTGGGAGAACGTTCACTACCCACGGGCTGACGCCCGCGGCTACATTCTGTCGCACCTTTGGTGCTCCAGACCTGAAAGTAGTTGCGCTCGTCAGGTTTGCCCGGGGCTACATTCGATCGCACCTTTGGTGCTTTGATTGGGTTGGAAGTGCTTGGTGCGTCTGGGACGCACCCTACATGTCTGTCCTCGATGACCTCGGAGGCCCGCCGCGTTCTTTGACTTGCCTCCCGCCACTCGGGACAATGCTCGTATTAGTGCCACAATGGCTACCGGATTGCCGCAGGCGATTCGACTGTGATTCACCGGCGAGACGCCGGTGCCACAGTTAAATCTCTTCGCTTTGCCAGGCAGGCCGTACCTGTAACGCACGGCCGCTCAAGCGACGTACCGAGGCAAACTCATGTCCAAATCCATCTCACTTCCCGTCTGCGACCATAAGCCCCGACCATACACCGGGCCGAGCCGGGCCGAGGCGCTCGCGCTGCGGCAGCAGTACCTCACGCCCGCGCTGATTACCTACTACAAAGACCCGCTCATGGTCGTCGAGGGGCACATGCAGTACCTCTGGGACGAGACCGGCAAGCGCTACCTCGACGCCTTCGCCGGCATCGTCACCGTCTCCGTCGGCCACTGCCATCCCAAGATGGTCGAGCGCGTGCGCGACCAGGTCGGCATGTTGCAGCACACGACAACCATCTATTTGCACCCGACCGTCGGGCAATATGCCAAGAAGCTGGCCGACCACATGCCGGGCGATTTGAAAGTTACTTACTTTACCAACAGCGGCAGCGAGACGAACGATCTTGCGATTCTCACCGCCCGCGCTTACACCGGCTGCTTCGACATCATCGGCCTGCGCAACGCCTATCACGGCGGCTCGCAATCCACGATGGCCCTCACCGCCCACAGCACCTGGAAGTACGCCACGCCGCACGCGTTCGGCGTGCACCACGGCATGCCCGGCTACTGTTACCGCTGCCCGCTGGGGTTGACGTATCCGAGTTGCGACGTGAAGTGCGCCCGCGACATCGGCGAGGTGATCAAGTTCACTACGCCGGGCAAAGTCGCCGCCTTCATCGCCGAGCCGATCATGGGCGTCGGCGGCGCGGTCACGCCACCGCCGGAGTATTTCAAGATCGTCTATGAAGAGGTGCGCAAGGCCGGCGGACTGTGCATCGCCGATGAGGTGCAGACCGGCTTCGGCCGCACTGGCACGCACTTCTGGGGATTCCAGAACTGGGACGTGATGCCCGACATGGTGTGCATGGCCAAGGGCATCGGCAACGGAACGGCTCTCGGTGCGGTGACGACGACGCCGGCAATCGCCAAGGCGCTAACCGGCAAGCTGCACTTCAACACGTTCGGCGGCAATCCTGTGCAGGCGACGTATGGCATGGCGACGTTGGATATTATTGATGAAGAGGGCATTCAGGCGAACGCGCTGAAGGTCGGCGGCGAGTTGAAGGCCGGTCTGACGGCGCTGATGGACAAGCATAAGTTGGTCGGCGAGGTGCGTGGCATGGGGCTGATGCTTGGCGTGGAGCTGGTAAAGGATCGCGTCAGCAAGGAGCCTGCGAAAGAGGAGACGGCACAGCTACTGGAATTGGCCCGCGAGCGCGGCCTGTTGCTGGGCAAGGGCGGGTTCTATGGCAACGTGCTGCGGATCAAGCCGCCGATGTGCATCACGAGCGCCGATGCGGCGTACATGGTGGCGGTGGTGGACGAGGCGCTGGGGATAATCGGGTCGGGGGTGAAATAACCATCAAGACAGCATCAGGAATCGTTTCAGCCTACCATCGGTTGTTCTCTTTTTTTGCAGCAGCCTGATCATGCTATACTAGATATGGATATGGAGGCTATGGCATGCGGTTGAAGCGGAATATTTTGCCATCAGACGCCATTGCAGATTACTGCCGACGGCACAATATTAGCCAATTGTCTCTATTTGGCTCAGCGCTTCGCGATGACTTCGGCCCGGAGAGCGACTTGGATGTCCTGATCGAGTTTTCGCCGGGTCATTCTGTCGGGTTGATTCGTCTGGCGCAGCTTCAGCGCGAGCTTTCCGAGTTGGTTGGAGGCAGATCGGTCGACCTTCGCACTGCTGAAGATTTGAGCCGTCATTTCAGGGATAGCGTGATTGCCGAGGCCGAGGTTCAGTATGCAGAAAACTGATCGGATTCGCCTGCAACACATGCTCGAAGCGGCGGAACTGGCGGTGCAATTCTGCGAGGGTCGTACGAGTGGCGATCTGGACAGCGATCCCATGCTCGTGCTGGCCTTGGTCAAGTCTGTGGAAATCGTCGGCGAAGCAGCGGCAAAGATAGGCAAGCCAACGCGCGATCTTATTCCGAATATCCCTTGGCAGGCCATCGTCGATATGCGACATCGACTCGTACACGCCTATTACGATATCAATCACACGATCCTGTGGCTGACAATTCAAGAGGACTTGCCCCCGCTCATCCAGCAATTGCAGCAAGCGCTCCAAACGTAGCCCTGCATGAGTACCTCGAAATATCCGGCGTAATCAAGGTACGATCGGCCCGCTTGTCGGCTGCGTCGTCAGCGTGTTCAGCGCCTCCTGCATCGCCGGCAGAAATACGATCGTTGCGAGCAGGCTGATTCCGTCGATGGCGGCGTGGGTGAGAATCGCGGGCCACAGGTTGCGCAAGCGCGTCACAAGAATCGCCAGCACGAGACCGACCGCGCCGGTCTGCATCGCGCCCTCCAGACCCTGGGTGGGATAGTGGGCCGCGCCGAAGAGCGCCGCGCTGACGAGGATCGCGCCTGCGTCGTTGCCGAAGATCGTCCGCAGCCGCGGTAGCAGAAACCCGCGAAAAAGAATCTCCTCGTACACGCCGACGAACAGCACGACCGGCGCAATCCATGACACGTTAATGTCGCTCATGCGATCCAGAAACACCGTCCGCTCGTCGGCCATCTCGAGGATGTTCCGCCCCGTGGCGATCAACGTCGTGATCACGGCGGCGGCCCCGAGCGCGTAGCAGGCCGGCACGGCGGCGGCGGTCCACCCGAGCAGCCGTCGCGGGGCGATCGGTGTCAGGCCCAGATCGGCCGGCGACTGGCCGCGGAGTTTGAGCACGGCGCTAACCGCGCCGAGGCAGAAGAGCCCGTTGAGGACGATGCCGACGTACAGCCCGCCTCGCGGGACGAGGACGTGCAGGGTTTCGTGCAGGCCTGAAAGGATCGTGGCGGTTTCGTAGAGTGCGACCAGCGCGACGACGGCGAAAATGTCCGCCAGCGCCGCGCGGCGGGACAGCGTCAAACGCGGAAAGCCGGTCGGCGCGGTCGGCTGATCGAGGTCGGCGGCATAATCAACCGGCCGGGTGGTGAATGCGGCACGCGGCGCGGGGGACTCGTTGACGATCGGGCGAGCGACGGGGGCGTGGGGCTTGTCGGGCGGGTTGTGCATGGCGTCGTCATGGTCGCTGAAGAGGCGTGCCGTTGCAAAGCCACCCCGTTTTGGAATGCAAACGAGAAATCTCCATTCATGCCTTGAACGAGCAACTCGGTGCGAACATCGCGAGAATCTTCGTGTGATTATTTCGTCGGAGCCAGTGGCGCACACGCCGCCAGTTGATCACAAAAGGCAAACATATGATGGCATGCAGGATGCCAAGTGCAACTGTGACGTTTCTCTGATCAGGTTGTACATCCATTTTGAAGTTGACGGAGATGGCGGCGATAACCAGAAGTGTTGAGATCAGTAGCATGGGACAAAGCGTGGAGCGCGGAATGGACCCTTTGACAAAGAATCCTTGATGCGCCGCTCCGATAGCGCGATTTGCGGCGAGGTAGAAGGTTCTCCAGCAACTGATGCCGTCTTGAACTACGTCAAACATGATGGATCGCCTGCTTTTCAGGCGAATGCCACCCAGCCGTACAAACGACTCGATTTCGCAAAGACGGAAGAGGTCGATCGTATCATCAGAGTATTCAACGACAATGCCGGAAGCAATCGTCCGTATCTCTGTTGGAATCCGTCGCGAAAACGCCGCGGTCATCCGAGTCAAGAGTGTGCGGGCCTTCAAAACGACTAAGAGTAAAGGAAGCACGCAGATCATAATGACAAGAACTGTTAAAACGCACCAGACCCATATCGGAGTTGGTGTTTCAAATGGGCTGTATGCGCGCCCTCTCGACAGAACGTCGGAACTCATAAGCAATAATGGCGTCCAAACGAATAGACCTATCGCAAAGACCCATTCAGTAATGCCGGCTCGCTTGCACTTCAGTCGCATGCGATAATTGCCGGACTGCAATTGTTGGCGAATCTTCCGTTGGGTCAGCCTTTGGATACAGGAAGAAAGTTCTAGCAAGCCGGTGTTAACGCGGCATTGTGGATGGCATGACGGCGTAACATTCTGATTCAGAATCAAATAACCCAAAGAGTCACGATGAATCTGTTCAAAGGGCAGGAGAAGTGTTTCACCTGCAGGTGTCTGCGTGGCAAATCCCCTGAGCGAGATGGACAAAGGCATCTTTTGCATGAAGAAACTGTACACCGGCGGCGCGACGCGAGCGGTTATAAACCGCAAGACGTTTATAACGCGTCTATTTACGGCTATTCGCTTAGCTTGTGAGAATATGCCTAGGCGGTGGCCATTGCCTGCGCGGGGTTGAAGAACTCCGCCCCCGGCAGTGCCCCGCGGAAGGTGTGGATCGTGCGGTTGGATGCGGTCTGCGCCTCGCGCACGGCTGCTGCCAGCGCGCTCCGCGCGGTGTCGTCGGCTCGCTTCAGCACGACCACTTCGCCGCCGTGACCGCCGCCGGTGACCTTCGCGCCGAACAGGCCGACGGCCGCGCCCTGCTTGCGAATCGCCGAGACGAGCCGGTCGGTCTCGACGCCGCCGATGCCGCAGCGCTGGCTGTGCGACCAGTGCGAGGCGTACATGAGTTCGCCGGCCGCGGCGAGGGCTTCGAGCGAGTTGTTCCGCTTGGCGCGCGTGATGAGCGATGCGAATTCGTGGACGCGGCGATTCTCGTAGATGTGATGCTCGGCGCGCGAGCGGACTTTGTACGTATCGGCCGGCACGACGCAGCCGTTGACGCCGCGCAGCTCGCCGAACTTCTCAAGAAAAGCGCGGCCGGTCATTTTTGACGGCAGTCGATCTCGAAACCGCTCGACGTATTCGGTCGGATGGATGGCGGCGAGGCGATGGGCCGGCGCGGCGACGCCATCGGCGCGCTGCAACTCGGCGATCAGCAACTGGCTCATCGCGGTGCAGGCGCGGGTTTCGATGAGCCGCTCGGGTGTGGTCGGGCGCGTGAGAAACGTTCGCGCGGCGGCGACGGCGATGCCGTGCGGCAGCGGCAGCGGGTCCAGCTTGGGCTGCGGGTGAAACTGAATCTGCAGCAGCGAGCCATCGACCGGGCCGGCCAGCGCGGTCAGCGCGATGCGTTGCGCGGGAATGCCGGTGAGCGCCAGCACGGCGTCGGCTGCGAGCGCGGCTTTGTCCAGCCGTTCGCGCGGTGCGGCGGAAAGGCGACAAAGCGCGTCGATCGTCGCGGTGGACAGCGCGGCATGACGGCCGAGGTCCGCATCGGGCGGAAAGTCGGTGAGCACCAGCGCGGCGAATCCCCCGGTCGGCCGAGCGAAACCGCCGTGTGCGATGGCGTGGCGAACGGCGAGCAGGACCGGCGCCGCCCATTCGGCGGATGCGCTCTGGGCCTCGGTGATGATCGCTTCGGGCGCGGCCGAAAGGAGGCCGCCGAGCGGGCGAACGAAGTCGCGCGGCGTGGCTTCGCCGCCCTCGGAGCAGAAGCGAACGGCGAGGTTCGGTTCGGCGGTGGCCCACAGTGCGACGGTGAAGGAGACGCCGGCGGTTGATGTAATCACCAGCGAGCCGCTGTCTTCGCCGATTCCGCCCATGACGTCGATCACGCCGGGGGCCTTGGAGACGGCGGGTTCGCCCGTGGCGGGCCATTGGGCGAGGGCGGGTTTAAGAAGCGAGGCCAGTCGATCCGTCGATTGGGTCTGATCGCTCATGAGGTTGTCACCATCCATAACGACAAGTATCTGAATGCCGGCGCGGGCGGGCCACGAACCTACTGGCCCAGCACCTCGCGCAGCACGTGTTCACTGACGTAAATCGGTGTCGGCTCGGGGGCGGCGGCCACCCCCAGGGCCAGGGCGTCCGACGGACGGGAATCGACCTCGATCATCTCCCCGTTCGACCGGATGACCAGCTTTGCGTAGAACGTGTGGTTCTTCAAGTCGTTGATGACGATCTTCTCCAGCTCGCCGCCCATGCGCTCGATGATGTCGGCCAGCAGGTCGTGCGTCATGGGGCGGGCCTTCTTGAGACCCTTGAGCCGCCGGTCGATGGCGTAGGCTTCGTTGTCGCCGATGACAATGGGGAACTCGCGCTCCCCGTCGCGCTCGCGGAGAAAGATCACCTGCTGATCGCTGGTGTCCTGAATCACGATTCGGGACAGGTCCATGCGGACGTCCATCCACCGCCTCCAAGTTTCGACAGCGCGGAAGGGTATAGCGCGGGCGCGCGGCTGACAATGGGCTGTGAATTGTCGCTCAGCGAGCGTCTAAAGAGCCGTGAGCTTCAAAAGAGCCGCGGGCTTCAGCCCGCGCGGCCGTTCGATCAAGAGCCCCGCGTCCACTCGCCGTGCCAGCGTCGCGTTCACTCGACGCAAAAGCACCGCGCGGGCTGAAGCCCGCGGCTCGTTGGGTGGCGACGGCTCTTTGAGTTCCTCACTAGTTGCCCAATTCCTTGAGATGTTCCTCCAGCGCGGTGATCTGGGCGCGAAGCTCCGCCACGCGCTGCCGGGCCTGTTCGACAACCTCCGGCTTGGCGTTGCTCACGAAATCGGCGCTGGCCAGCTTGCCCTCGTCGCGCGCGATGGACTTCTTCAACTCCGCCAGCCGCGCTTCGTCGGTCTTGCGAACCTCCGCAAGGTCGATCAGGTCCGCCACCGGCGCGTACACCTGCAAAGCGCCCATCACGCGGCCCATCGCGCCGCGCGGCTTGGGCGCGTCCGGTGCGGCCGTCAGCGCGTCGCACCCCGCCAGCGGCAGAATGAACGCACGATAGGTCTCGATCAGCTTGCAAGCGGTTGCATCCGCGCGGATCGCAATCGCCGGCAGCGTGCGCATCGAAGGCTGCTTCGATTTGCCGCGATAGTCATTCACCGACGCACGAATATCGCGCGCGCTGCGGATGATGTTGTGCAGGACTTCCATCTCGCGCTCGACGGCTTCGTCGCGCAGGTTCGCTTCGGGCGCGGGCCAGGTTGCGGCGATGAGATCGGGCTGGGTCGCGGCGGCGTCGGGGATGTCGCGCAGGCCGCGGTGCGGAGCGACGGCGTTCAATTCCTGCCACACCGCCTCCGTCACGTACGGCACGACGGGGTGCAACATGCGGAGCAATTGGTCGAGGCAGTGTACGAGGATCTGCTGCGCCACGCCGCGCGCGGATTGATCCGAGCCGCCGGCTTCAGGAAATGTGCCTCGGGCACCCAACGAGCCGCGGGCTTCAGCCCGCGCGGCCGTCGAATCCGGAGCGTCGCGCTCACTCGCCTGCAAACGCGACTTGGTCATCTCGATGTACCAACTGCAATACTCATCCCACATGAAGCGATAGAGCGTACCGACCGCATCGGCGAATCGGTATCGCGTCAGCGCCGCGTCGACGGTCTGCTGCGCCGCCGTCAGCCGCGAGAGAATCCACCGATCCTCCAATCGCAGTGACTTCGGATCGAGCGGGCGTGGGTCGTAGCCGTCGAGATTGCGCAGCACGTAGCCCGTCGCCGCCTGCCAGAGCTTGTTGCAGAAGTTGCGGCCCTTTTCGAACTTCTCGCTGATGTTGATCTCGCGGCCGTCGGGCAGCCTCTTCTTCTGCACCGGCATGCGGATGTCCTGCGTCTCGGTGGCCAGCTCGGCGAGGGTGAAACGCAGGGCGTCGGCGCCGTACTCGTCGATGATGTCGACGGGGTCCACGCCGTTGCCGAGCGATTTAGACATCTTGCGGCCTTGCCCGTCCTGAATGACGGGGTGGATCACCACGTCGCGGAATGGCACTTTGCCGGTGTTGTACAGCCCGGTGATGACCATGCGGGCCACCCAGAGGGTGATGATCTCGCGCGCGGTGGAGAGCACCGACGTGGGGTAGAAGTAGTTCAGGAGTGCTAAAGAGCCGCGGGCGTCAGCAAAAGAGCCGCGCTCTTTGTCCAATGAGCCGCGGGCTTCAGCCCGCGCGGCCGTTCGATCAAGAGCCCCGCGTTCACTCGCCGTGCCATCGCCTTTTTCATTCGCTGTGCCAGCGTCGCGTTCACTCGACGCATCGGCGCCGCGCAGGCTGAAGCCCGCGGCTCGTTGGGTGTCATCCGATTGCGTTGCTCCCGGCCAGCCCATCGTCGAATGCGGCCACAACGCCGAGCTGAACCACGTGTCGAGCACGTCGGGGTCTTGCTCAAAGCCGACACCTTCGAGGAACGCCACGATTTCTGCATCGGCGGGATTGCTAACTCCAATATACTGTTCCGCACAAGCGCGGCGCATTCCGATTTCAGGAAAGTTCGCTTCAGCATCCTCTGCAAACTTCAAGAATGCGCGTCCTTCCTTTGCCCATGTCGCGAGCTTTTCGTGAAGCTCAATGATTTTCTGCCCTTGTCCAACTGCGCCATCTATGGAAGGACGCGTATTCCGATCACCAAACGGTCTGTAGGCCCACACCGGTATCCGATGCCCCCACCAGAGCTGCCGGCTGATGCACCAGTCGCGCTTGGCGCTTAGCCAGTCGGTGTAGGTTTTCTCATAGCGTCGCGGGAAGATGTGCACTTTGTCGCAATTTGCGCGTGCGGCCGGATCGTCGTAGTGCGCATCGTTCTTGCAGATCGCGTCGATGGCCATCTGCGCCAGGCCGGTCGCGCCGTGCAAATCGTCGATGCGCTTCGCATGCTCGGTGTCGAGATCGCCCATCTTCACGAACCACTGATCGGAAAGATACGGTTGTATTTCCGTGTTGCTCCGATCGCTGTGCGCCAGGTCAATCTGCCGATCTTCGATCTTCTCGACGAGATTGTGCGACTGCCCTGTCTTCGGATCGGTCCAGTTCTGCAAATCCTCCACGACCTGCTTCCGCGCGTCGGCAAACTTCTGTCCGGCGTACTTGCCGCCGTGCTCGTTCACCT includes these proteins:
- the davT gene encoding 5-aminovalerate aminotransferase DavT; the protein is MSKSISLPVCDHKPRPYTGPSRAEALALRQQYLTPALITYYKDPLMVVEGHMQYLWDETGKRYLDAFAGIVTVSVGHCHPKMVERVRDQVGMLQHTTTIYLHPTVGQYAKKLADHMPGDLKVTYFTNSGSETNDLAILTARAYTGCFDIIGLRNAYHGGSQSTMALTAHSTWKYATPHAFGVHHGMPGYCYRCPLGLTYPSCDVKCARDIGEVIKFTTPGKVAAFIAEPIMGVGGAVTPPPEYFKIVYEEVRKAGGLCIADEVQTGFGRTGTHFWGFQNWDVMPDMVCMAKGIGNGTALGAVTTTPAIAKALTGKLHFNTFGGNPVQATYGMATLDIIDEEGIQANALKVGGELKAGLTALMDKHKLVGEVRGMGLMLGVELVKDRVSKEPAKEETAQLLELARERGLLLGKGGFYGNVLRIKPPMCITSADAAYMVAVVDEALGIIGSGVK
- a CDS encoding Nucleotidyltransferase domain protein, with the translated sequence MRLKRNILPSDAIADYCRRHNISQLSLFGSALRDDFGPESDLDVLIEFSPGHSVGLIRLAQLQRELSELVGGRSVDLRTAEDLSRHFRDSVIAEAEVQYAEN
- the galK gene encoding Galactokinase translates to MDGDNLMSDQTQSTDRLASLLKPALAQWPATGEPAVSKAPGVIDVMGGIGEDSGSLVITSTAGVSFTVALWATAEPNLAVRFCSEGGEATPRDFVRPLGGLLSAAPEAIITEAQSASAEWAAPVLLAVRHAIAHGGFARPTGGFAALVLTDFPPDADLGRHAALSTATIDALCRLSAAPRERLDKAALAADAVLALTGIPAQRIALTALAGPVDGSLLQIQFHPQPKLDPLPLPHGIAVAAARTFLTRPTTPERLIETRACTAMSQLLIAELQRADGVAAPAHRLAAIHPTEYVERFRDRLPSKMTGRAFLEKFGELRGVNGCVVPADTYKVRSRAEHHIYENRRVHEFASLITRAKRNNSLEALAAAGELMYASHWSHSQRCGIGGVETDRLVSAIRKQGAAVGLFGAKVTGGGHGGEVVVLKRADDTARSALAAAVREAQTASNRTIHTFRGALPGAEFFNPAQAMATA
- the valS gene encoding Valine--tRNA ligase; the protein is MAKSDSKAYDSAAVEARIFQRWLDAGHFHPAPDARPRDQRFSMVIPPPNVTGALHLGHALNNTLQDILIRRHRMAGHNTFWLVGTDHAGIATQATVEKTIRKDEGKSRHDLGREEMVRRIWEWKQKYGSRIVEQLKLMGCSCDYQRERFTLDEGCAAAVRETFFKLFRDGLIYRGKRLVNWDTQLQTAVADDEVYHETVKGHFYHFKYPIIGSKPGEPTHVHIATTRPETMLGDTAVAVHPEPDAALEVAETQMQVKLREASAKERPEIEAKLADIAERKRTLLPTLLKLRDMAKGSASVPPAKILLPLVNREIPLICDDWADPTLGSGCVKITPAHDANDYAVWERSQQHADASRRLAIINIMTADGKVNEHGGKYAGQKFADARKQVVEDLQNWTDPKTGQSHNLVEKIEDRQIDLAHSDRSNTEIQPYLSDQWFVKMGDLDTEHAKRIDDLHGATGLAQMAIDAICKNDAHYDDPAARANCDKVHIFPRRYEKTYTDWLSAKRDWCISRQLWWGHRIPVWAYRPFGDRNTRPSIDGAVGQGQKIIELHEKLATWAKEGRAFLKFAEDAEANFPEIGMRRACAEQYIGVSNPADAEIVAFLEGVGFEQDPDVLDTWFSSALWPHSTMGWPGATQSDDTQRAAGFSLRGADASSERDAGTANEKGDGTASERGALDRTAARAEARGSLDKERGSFADARGSLALLNYFYPTSVLSTAREIITLWVARMVITGLYNTGKVPFRDVVIHPVIQDGQGRKMSKSLGNGVDPVDIIDEYGADALRFTLAELATETQDIRMPVQKKRLPDGREINISEKFEKGRNFCNKLWQAATGYVLRNLDGYDPRPLDPKSLRLEDRWILSRLTAAQQTVDAALTRYRFADAVGTLYRFMWDEYCSWYIEMTKSRLQASERDAPDSTAARAEARGSLGARGTFPEAGGSDQSARGVAQQILVHCLDQLLRMLHPVVPYVTEAVWQELNAVAPHRGLRDIPDAAATQPDLIAATWPAPEANLRDEAVEREMEVLHNIIRSARDIRASVNDYRGKSKQPSMRTLPAIAIRADATACKLIETYRAFILPLAGCDALTAAPDAPKPRGAMGRVMGALQVYAPVADLIDLAEVRKTDEARLAELKKSIARDEGKLASADFVSNAKPEVVEQARQRVAELRAQITALEEHLKELGN
- a CDS encoding CAAX amino terminal protease self- immunity, giving the protein MHNPPDKPHAPVARPIVNESPAPRAAFTTRPVDYAADLDQPTAPTGFPRLTLSRRAALADIFAVVALVALYETATILSGLHETLHVLVPRGGLYVGIVLNGLFCLGAVSAVLKLRGQSPADLGLTPIAPRRLLGWTAAAVPACYALGAAAVITTLIATGRNILEMADERTVFLDRMSDINVSWIAPVVLFVGVYEEILFRGFLLPRLRTIFGNDAGAILVSAALFGAAHYPTQGLEGAMQTGAVGLVLAILVTRLRNLWPAILTHAAIDGISLLATIVFLPAMQEALNTLTTQPTSGPIVP